One stretch of Anguilla anguilla isolate fAngAng1 chromosome 5, fAngAng1.pri, whole genome shotgun sequence DNA includes these proteins:
- the il34 gene encoding interleukin-34: protein MTRAAIWLSALVLGLTWLLPAAVMSTPPRICTSIDTLKDRLNFTNRRQYMKHNFPINYTIRVHYVEVFRVHNISLLNRTEELKARDLQELWLLINQEVLKKVLRVLPERHPSRTYASDLENLFRIIQQLFLQELGEWEPPEVLQEVLDSVRDPEVTEWKSVKPKALLDNCYRTMHCLFCDCFQCQENFCDVLHWKRGNKRPPKQA, encoded by the exons aTGACCCGTGCAGCGATTTGGCTCTCTGCACTGGTATTGG GTTTAACCTGGTTACTGCCGGCTGCGGTGATGTCCACTCCACCCCGCATCTGCACGTCTATAGACACCCTGAAGGACAGGCTCAACTTCACCAACAGGAGACAGTACATG AAGCACAATTTTCCGATTAACTACACCATTCGAGTGCATTATGTTGAGGTCTTCAGGGTGCACAACATCAGTCTCCTG aaCAGGACGGAGGAGCTGAAGGCCCGGGACCTGCAGGAGCTGTGGCTCCTGATCAATCAGGAGGTGCTGAAGAAGGTGCTGAGGGTGCTTCCCGAAAGGCACCCGTCCCGCACGTACGCCTCGGACCTGGAGAACCTGTTCAGGATAATCCAGCAGCTCTTCCTGCAGGAGCTGGGCGAG tGGGAGCCTCCTGAGGTGCTGCAGGAGGTCCTGGACAGTGTGAGAGATCCAGAGGTCACAGAGTGGAAGTCGGTGAAGCCCAAAGCCCTGCTGGACAACTGCTACCGCACCATGCACTGTCTGTTCTGCGACTGCTTCCAGTGCCAGGAGAACT TCTGTGATGTTCTTCACTGGAAGAGAGGGAACAAGAGGCCGCCCAAACAGGCCTGa